In a genomic window of Bicyclus anynana chromosome 5, ilBicAnyn1.1, whole genome shotgun sequence:
- the LOC112051151 gene encoding beta-1,3-glucosyltransferase isoform X1, translating into MKTAVAVLMLIACVQTAVSLGSKNVVFVIVSQPEPYHASVARRLKQDIQNQVSQIDKQAPTVHITHEEFPVAGAWTIIPLLRPLVTQYKGSDVRWMFFMEPHTAVRCDKLFEALSAADKQEETMWVGYPLSDDEPTIIHHFTFYEDLEEDGGFVYPHFANGFAMRIELMDRLLHQIENDERMLEADFSIDPAFELAQLVYGPKDSPGHGPLLTPDLSFCVVSGDNCATYPRQFDICGSPIPEDTIYFAVKTWSGFHATRARAVKKTWGRHVTHLQFFSDIDDPELPAKAVGVPNTKTGHCLKTMTILKEVVKRVEEMPHIKWIFLADDDTIFGVQRLCELLSCYRGGDDVTVLGERYGYGYGKRETAAKGYDYITGGGGTALSVGAARALRACACGAPSAPDDMALGACAMHRLNISLTHSPLFHQARPQDYARETLARDRPVSFHRHSSPEPLRVYAAWFQHDDRAVRRRNHRDEL; encoded by the exons GTTCTAAAAATGTGGTATTCGTAATAGTAAGTCAACCAGAGCCATACCACGCCAGTGTAGCGAGGCGTCTCAAGCAAGACATACAAAATCAAGTGTCACAAATAGATAAG caAGCACCTACAGTCCACATTACTCACGAGGAGTTCCCCGTGGCTGGCGCGTGGACTATAATCCCACTTCTGAGACCGCTGGTGACGCAGTACAAAGGCAGCGATGTGCGGTGGATGTTCTTCATGGAGCCCCACACGGCGGTCCGCTGTGATAAGCTCTTCGAAGCTTTGTCTGCAGCTGACAAACAGGAG GAAACCATGTGGGTAGGTTATCCACTCAGTGACGATGAGCCTACAATCATACACCATTTCACCTTTTACGAAGATTTAGAAGAGGACGGGGGATTTGTGTACCCGCACTTCGCTAACGGCTTCGCCATGAGGATCGAACTGATGGatag GCTTTTACACCAAATAGAAAACGACGAACGCATGTTAGAAGCGGACTTCTCAATAGATCCTGCGTTTGAATTGGCGCAGCTCGTATACGGTCCGAAAGACAGCCCCGGACACGGACCGCTCTTGACGCCGGACCTGAGCTTCTGCGTAGTGTCCGGGGACAACTGTGCGACGTATCCGCGCCAGTTTGACATATGT GGCAGTCCCATTCCTGAAGACACGATATACTTCGCGGTCAAAACTTGGAGCGGCTTCCACGCCACCAGAGCGCGGGCCGTCAAGAAGACCTGGGGCAGGCATGTCACACATCTGCAGTTCTTCAGCGATATAGACG ATCCCGAGCTCCCAGCCAAAGCCGTCGGAGTGCCCAACACGAAGACAGGGCACTGCCTGAAGACCATGACCATACTGAAGGAGGTGGTGAAAAGGGTTGAGGAGATGCCGCATATCAAGTGGATATTTTTGGCGGATGACGACACCATATTTGG TGTCCAGAGGCTTTGCGAGCTGTTGAGTTGCTACCGCGGCGGTGATGACGTCACAGTGCTCGGCGAGAGGTACGGCTACGGATACGGCAAAAGGGAAACTGCTGCTAAAG GCTACGACTACATCACGGGCGGCGGCGGCACGGCGCTGAGCgtgggcgcggcgcgcgcgctgcggGCCTGCGCGTGCGGCGCGCCCTCCGCACCCGACGACATGGCGCTGGGCGCGTGCGCCATGCACCGCCTCAACATCTCGCTCACGCACTCGCCGCTGTTCCACCAG GCGCGGCCGCAGGACTACGCGCGCGAGACGCTGGCGCGCGACCGGCCTGTGTCGTTCCACCGGCACTCGTCGCCCGAGCCGCTGCGCGTGtacgccgcgtggttccagcACGACGACCGCGCCGTGCGCCGCCGCAACCACAGGGACGAACTCTAG
- the LOC112051151 gene encoding beta-1,3-glucosyltransferase isoform X2 — protein MIARVAVLMLIACVQTAVSLGSKNVVFVIVSQPEPYHASVARRLKQDIQNQVSQIDKQAPTVHITHEEFPVAGAWTIIPLLRPLVTQYKGSDVRWMFFMEPHTAVRCDKLFEALSAADKQEETMWVGYPLSDDEPTIIHHFTFYEDLEEDGGFVYPHFANGFAMRIELMDRLLHQIENDERMLEADFSIDPAFELAQLVYGPKDSPGHGPLLTPDLSFCVVSGDNCATYPRQFDICGSPIPEDTIYFAVKTWSGFHATRARAVKKTWGRHVTHLQFFSDIDDPELPAKAVGVPNTKTGHCLKTMTILKEVVKRVEEMPHIKWIFLADDDTIFGVQRLCELLSCYRGGDDVTVLGERYGYGYGKRETAAKGYDYITGGGGTALSVGAARALRACACGAPSAPDDMALGACAMHRLNISLTHSPLFHQARPQDYARETLARDRPVSFHRHSSPEPLRVYAAWFQHDDRAVRRRNHRDEL, from the exons GTTCTAAAAATGTGGTATTCGTAATAGTAAGTCAACCAGAGCCATACCACGCCAGTGTAGCGAGGCGTCTCAAGCAAGACATACAAAATCAAGTGTCACAAATAGATAAG caAGCACCTACAGTCCACATTACTCACGAGGAGTTCCCCGTGGCTGGCGCGTGGACTATAATCCCACTTCTGAGACCGCTGGTGACGCAGTACAAAGGCAGCGATGTGCGGTGGATGTTCTTCATGGAGCCCCACACGGCGGTCCGCTGTGATAAGCTCTTCGAAGCTTTGTCTGCAGCTGACAAACAGGAG GAAACCATGTGGGTAGGTTATCCACTCAGTGACGATGAGCCTACAATCATACACCATTTCACCTTTTACGAAGATTTAGAAGAGGACGGGGGATTTGTGTACCCGCACTTCGCTAACGGCTTCGCCATGAGGATCGAACTGATGGatag GCTTTTACACCAAATAGAAAACGACGAACGCATGTTAGAAGCGGACTTCTCAATAGATCCTGCGTTTGAATTGGCGCAGCTCGTATACGGTCCGAAAGACAGCCCCGGACACGGACCGCTCTTGACGCCGGACCTGAGCTTCTGCGTAGTGTCCGGGGACAACTGTGCGACGTATCCGCGCCAGTTTGACATATGT GGCAGTCCCATTCCTGAAGACACGATATACTTCGCGGTCAAAACTTGGAGCGGCTTCCACGCCACCAGAGCGCGGGCCGTCAAGAAGACCTGGGGCAGGCATGTCACACATCTGCAGTTCTTCAGCGATATAGACG ATCCCGAGCTCCCAGCCAAAGCCGTCGGAGTGCCCAACACGAAGACAGGGCACTGCCTGAAGACCATGACCATACTGAAGGAGGTGGTGAAAAGGGTTGAGGAGATGCCGCATATCAAGTGGATATTTTTGGCGGATGACGACACCATATTTGG TGTCCAGAGGCTTTGCGAGCTGTTGAGTTGCTACCGCGGCGGTGATGACGTCACAGTGCTCGGCGAGAGGTACGGCTACGGATACGGCAAAAGGGAAACTGCTGCTAAAG GCTACGACTACATCACGGGCGGCGGCGGCACGGCGCTGAGCgtgggcgcggcgcgcgcgctgcggGCCTGCGCGTGCGGCGCGCCCTCCGCACCCGACGACATGGCGCTGGGCGCGTGCGCCATGCACCGCCTCAACATCTCGCTCACGCACTCGCCGCTGTTCCACCAG GCGCGGCCGCAGGACTACGCGCGCGAGACGCTGGCGCGCGACCGGCCTGTGTCGTTCCACCGGCACTCGTCGCCCGAGCCGCTGCGCGTGtacgccgcgtggttccagcACGACGACCGCGCCGTGCGCCGCCGCAACCACAGGGACGAACTCTAG
- the LOC112051151 gene encoding beta-1,3-glucosyltransferase isoform X5, with protein sequence MKTAGSKNVVFVIVSQPEPYHASVARRLKQDIQNQVSQIDKQAPTVHITHEEFPVAGAWTIIPLLRPLVTQYKGSDVRWMFFMEPHTAVRCDKLFEALSAADKQEETMWVGYPLSDDEPTIIHHFTFYEDLEEDGGFVYPHFANGFAMRIELMDRLLHQIENDERMLEADFSIDPAFELAQLVYGPKDSPGHGPLLTPDLSFCVVSGDNCATYPRQFDICGSPIPEDTIYFAVKTWSGFHATRARAVKKTWGRHVTHLQFFSDIDDPELPAKAVGVPNTKTGHCLKTMTILKEVVKRVEEMPHIKWIFLADDDTIFGVQRLCELLSCYRGGDDVTVLGERYGYGYGKRETAAKGYDYITGGGGTALSVGAARALRACACGAPSAPDDMALGACAMHRLNISLTHSPLFHQARPQDYARETLARDRPVSFHRHSSPEPLRVYAAWFQHDDRAVRRRNHRDEL encoded by the exons GTTCTAAAAATGTGGTATTCGTAATAGTAAGTCAACCAGAGCCATACCACGCCAGTGTAGCGAGGCGTCTCAAGCAAGACATACAAAATCAAGTGTCACAAATAGATAAG caAGCACCTACAGTCCACATTACTCACGAGGAGTTCCCCGTGGCTGGCGCGTGGACTATAATCCCACTTCTGAGACCGCTGGTGACGCAGTACAAAGGCAGCGATGTGCGGTGGATGTTCTTCATGGAGCCCCACACGGCGGTCCGCTGTGATAAGCTCTTCGAAGCTTTGTCTGCAGCTGACAAACAGGAG GAAACCATGTGGGTAGGTTATCCACTCAGTGACGATGAGCCTACAATCATACACCATTTCACCTTTTACGAAGATTTAGAAGAGGACGGGGGATTTGTGTACCCGCACTTCGCTAACGGCTTCGCCATGAGGATCGAACTGATGGatag GCTTTTACACCAAATAGAAAACGACGAACGCATGTTAGAAGCGGACTTCTCAATAGATCCTGCGTTTGAATTGGCGCAGCTCGTATACGGTCCGAAAGACAGCCCCGGACACGGACCGCTCTTGACGCCGGACCTGAGCTTCTGCGTAGTGTCCGGGGACAACTGTGCGACGTATCCGCGCCAGTTTGACATATGT GGCAGTCCCATTCCTGAAGACACGATATACTTCGCGGTCAAAACTTGGAGCGGCTTCCACGCCACCAGAGCGCGGGCCGTCAAGAAGACCTGGGGCAGGCATGTCACACATCTGCAGTTCTTCAGCGATATAGACG ATCCCGAGCTCCCAGCCAAAGCCGTCGGAGTGCCCAACACGAAGACAGGGCACTGCCTGAAGACCATGACCATACTGAAGGAGGTGGTGAAAAGGGTTGAGGAGATGCCGCATATCAAGTGGATATTTTTGGCGGATGACGACACCATATTTGG TGTCCAGAGGCTTTGCGAGCTGTTGAGTTGCTACCGCGGCGGTGATGACGTCACAGTGCTCGGCGAGAGGTACGGCTACGGATACGGCAAAAGGGAAACTGCTGCTAAAG GCTACGACTACATCACGGGCGGCGGCGGCACGGCGCTGAGCgtgggcgcggcgcgcgcgctgcggGCCTGCGCGTGCGGCGCGCCCTCCGCACCCGACGACATGGCGCTGGGCGCGTGCGCCATGCACCGCCTCAACATCTCGCTCACGCACTCGCCGCTGTTCCACCAG GCGCGGCCGCAGGACTACGCGCGCGAGACGCTGGCGCGCGACCGGCCTGTGTCGTTCCACCGGCACTCGTCGCCCGAGCCGCTGCGCGTGtacgccgcgtggttccagcACGACGACCGCGCCGTGCGCCGCCGCAACCACAGGGACGAACTCTAG
- the LOC112051151 gene encoding beta-1,3-glucosyltransferase isoform X3 has product MKTAAVLMLIACVQTAVSLGSKNVVFVIVSQPEPYHASVARRLKQDIQNQVSQIDKQAPTVHITHEEFPVAGAWTIIPLLRPLVTQYKGSDVRWMFFMEPHTAVRCDKLFEALSAADKQEETMWVGYPLSDDEPTIIHHFTFYEDLEEDGGFVYPHFANGFAMRIELMDRLLHQIENDERMLEADFSIDPAFELAQLVYGPKDSPGHGPLLTPDLSFCVVSGDNCATYPRQFDICGSPIPEDTIYFAVKTWSGFHATRARAVKKTWGRHVTHLQFFSDIDDPELPAKAVGVPNTKTGHCLKTMTILKEVVKRVEEMPHIKWIFLADDDTIFGVQRLCELLSCYRGGDDVTVLGERYGYGYGKRETAAKGYDYITGGGGTALSVGAARALRACACGAPSAPDDMALGACAMHRLNISLTHSPLFHQARPQDYARETLARDRPVSFHRHSSPEPLRVYAAWFQHDDRAVRRRNHRDEL; this is encoded by the exons GTTCTAAAAATGTGGTATTCGTAATAGTAAGTCAACCAGAGCCATACCACGCCAGTGTAGCGAGGCGTCTCAAGCAAGACATACAAAATCAAGTGTCACAAATAGATAAG caAGCACCTACAGTCCACATTACTCACGAGGAGTTCCCCGTGGCTGGCGCGTGGACTATAATCCCACTTCTGAGACCGCTGGTGACGCAGTACAAAGGCAGCGATGTGCGGTGGATGTTCTTCATGGAGCCCCACACGGCGGTCCGCTGTGATAAGCTCTTCGAAGCTTTGTCTGCAGCTGACAAACAGGAG GAAACCATGTGGGTAGGTTATCCACTCAGTGACGATGAGCCTACAATCATACACCATTTCACCTTTTACGAAGATTTAGAAGAGGACGGGGGATTTGTGTACCCGCACTTCGCTAACGGCTTCGCCATGAGGATCGAACTGATGGatag GCTTTTACACCAAATAGAAAACGACGAACGCATGTTAGAAGCGGACTTCTCAATAGATCCTGCGTTTGAATTGGCGCAGCTCGTATACGGTCCGAAAGACAGCCCCGGACACGGACCGCTCTTGACGCCGGACCTGAGCTTCTGCGTAGTGTCCGGGGACAACTGTGCGACGTATCCGCGCCAGTTTGACATATGT GGCAGTCCCATTCCTGAAGACACGATATACTTCGCGGTCAAAACTTGGAGCGGCTTCCACGCCACCAGAGCGCGGGCCGTCAAGAAGACCTGGGGCAGGCATGTCACACATCTGCAGTTCTTCAGCGATATAGACG ATCCCGAGCTCCCAGCCAAAGCCGTCGGAGTGCCCAACACGAAGACAGGGCACTGCCTGAAGACCATGACCATACTGAAGGAGGTGGTGAAAAGGGTTGAGGAGATGCCGCATATCAAGTGGATATTTTTGGCGGATGACGACACCATATTTGG TGTCCAGAGGCTTTGCGAGCTGTTGAGTTGCTACCGCGGCGGTGATGACGTCACAGTGCTCGGCGAGAGGTACGGCTACGGATACGGCAAAAGGGAAACTGCTGCTAAAG GCTACGACTACATCACGGGCGGCGGCGGCACGGCGCTGAGCgtgggcgcggcgcgcgcgctgcggGCCTGCGCGTGCGGCGCGCCCTCCGCACCCGACGACATGGCGCTGGGCGCGTGCGCCATGCACCGCCTCAACATCTCGCTCACGCACTCGCCGCTGTTCCACCAG GCGCGGCCGCAGGACTACGCGCGCGAGACGCTGGCGCGCGACCGGCCTGTGTCGTTCCACCGGCACTCGTCGCCCGAGCCGCTGCGCGTGtacgccgcgtggttccagcACGACGACCGCGCCGTGCGCCGCCGCAACCACAGGGACGAACTCTAG
- the LOC112051151 gene encoding beta-1,3-glucosyltransferase isoform X4 gives MIARAVLMLIACVQTAVSLGSKNVVFVIVSQPEPYHASVARRLKQDIQNQVSQIDKQAPTVHITHEEFPVAGAWTIIPLLRPLVTQYKGSDVRWMFFMEPHTAVRCDKLFEALSAADKQEETMWVGYPLSDDEPTIIHHFTFYEDLEEDGGFVYPHFANGFAMRIELMDRLLHQIENDERMLEADFSIDPAFELAQLVYGPKDSPGHGPLLTPDLSFCVVSGDNCATYPRQFDICGSPIPEDTIYFAVKTWSGFHATRARAVKKTWGRHVTHLQFFSDIDDPELPAKAVGVPNTKTGHCLKTMTILKEVVKRVEEMPHIKWIFLADDDTIFGVQRLCELLSCYRGGDDVTVLGERYGYGYGKRETAAKGYDYITGGGGTALSVGAARALRACACGAPSAPDDMALGACAMHRLNISLTHSPLFHQARPQDYARETLARDRPVSFHRHSSPEPLRVYAAWFQHDDRAVRRRNHRDEL, from the exons GTTCTAAAAATGTGGTATTCGTAATAGTAAGTCAACCAGAGCCATACCACGCCAGTGTAGCGAGGCGTCTCAAGCAAGACATACAAAATCAAGTGTCACAAATAGATAAG caAGCACCTACAGTCCACATTACTCACGAGGAGTTCCCCGTGGCTGGCGCGTGGACTATAATCCCACTTCTGAGACCGCTGGTGACGCAGTACAAAGGCAGCGATGTGCGGTGGATGTTCTTCATGGAGCCCCACACGGCGGTCCGCTGTGATAAGCTCTTCGAAGCTTTGTCTGCAGCTGACAAACAGGAG GAAACCATGTGGGTAGGTTATCCACTCAGTGACGATGAGCCTACAATCATACACCATTTCACCTTTTACGAAGATTTAGAAGAGGACGGGGGATTTGTGTACCCGCACTTCGCTAACGGCTTCGCCATGAGGATCGAACTGATGGatag GCTTTTACACCAAATAGAAAACGACGAACGCATGTTAGAAGCGGACTTCTCAATAGATCCTGCGTTTGAATTGGCGCAGCTCGTATACGGTCCGAAAGACAGCCCCGGACACGGACCGCTCTTGACGCCGGACCTGAGCTTCTGCGTAGTGTCCGGGGACAACTGTGCGACGTATCCGCGCCAGTTTGACATATGT GGCAGTCCCATTCCTGAAGACACGATATACTTCGCGGTCAAAACTTGGAGCGGCTTCCACGCCACCAGAGCGCGGGCCGTCAAGAAGACCTGGGGCAGGCATGTCACACATCTGCAGTTCTTCAGCGATATAGACG ATCCCGAGCTCCCAGCCAAAGCCGTCGGAGTGCCCAACACGAAGACAGGGCACTGCCTGAAGACCATGACCATACTGAAGGAGGTGGTGAAAAGGGTTGAGGAGATGCCGCATATCAAGTGGATATTTTTGGCGGATGACGACACCATATTTGG TGTCCAGAGGCTTTGCGAGCTGTTGAGTTGCTACCGCGGCGGTGATGACGTCACAGTGCTCGGCGAGAGGTACGGCTACGGATACGGCAAAAGGGAAACTGCTGCTAAAG GCTACGACTACATCACGGGCGGCGGCGGCACGGCGCTGAGCgtgggcgcggcgcgcgcgctgcggGCCTGCGCGTGCGGCGCGCCCTCCGCACCCGACGACATGGCGCTGGGCGCGTGCGCCATGCACCGCCTCAACATCTCGCTCACGCACTCGCCGCTGTTCCACCAG GCGCGGCCGCAGGACTACGCGCGCGAGACGCTGGCGCGCGACCGGCCTGTGTCGTTCCACCGGCACTCGTCGCCCGAGCCGCTGCGCGTGtacgccgcgtggttccagcACGACGACCGCGCCGTGCGCCGCCGCAACCACAGGGACGAACTCTAG